Within Cellulophaga sp. L1A9, the genomic segment CAGATGTTTTATAGCCCCAAATAACTAAACCTCTTAGGTTATTTGCGAAAGCAAATCTAGATACCGTATCGTCTAATTCTTCAGTTTCACCATTTTTGATAGCTTCATTATAGCTGTTAATCATTTTAAAATTTTTAGCTTCATCATCTTTAGTCACCTTAAAAGCGCTAGCTAAAACAGGTTCTAAATCTTCGGCACTTAAATCTGCAACAGTTTCCTTTCCAGAATCGGCTACCGCTTTATTTAAAAATTTAGTCATGGACATTTTAAGGAAATTCTGTTCTTCAACTTCCATAATTTCGTTGGCAAACTTATCTATAAAAACATGAACGTTTACTTCAGATGCAGAAGGTGTGTCTGTCTTAGGTAGAATAATATCGACTAATTTTTGCAGCGCAGAACCTTCTTCTTTAGATAAAAAATCTGGAGTCCATTCAATAACGTTTTGATCTTTACAGCTTTGTACTAAGCTAATCAATGTCGGGGTAGCTATCACATAACCAAGTGATAATCCTAAATTCTTGAGGGCGATTCTTCTATCCATTATAAGTTTCCTTTTTTAATTTGTTCTGCGGCATGGTTTGCAGCTCTTGCAGTAAATGCCATATAGGTTAATGAAGGGTTTACACAACTAGCTGAAGTCATGAAAGCTCCATCAGTAACATAAACGTTTGGTACTGCATGTACTTGATTGTTTCCGTTTAATACCGATGTTTTTGGATCTCTACCCATACGTGCAGTTCCCATTTCATGAATTCCTAAACCTAAAGCTCCAGGGTTATCAAATGATTTAACATCACGGAATCCTGATTTTTCAAGCATTTCAACGGCTTGTTGCTTAATGTCTTCACGCATTTTCCATTCGTTTTCTTTAAACTCAGCGTCAAAAGTAATCGTTGGTAATCCCCAGCCATCCAATTTATCATAGTCTAAAGTCATTCTATTTTCCTCGTAAGGTAAAACTTCTCCAAAGCCCATGATGCCTATTGTCCAACCACCCGGTTTCAAGATACTGTTTTTTAATTCTTTACCAAAAGATAATTCAGCAATTGATTCTTCCCAATTTCCTCTGCTTGCACCTCCTTGGTATCCAAAACCTCGAATATAATCTTTACGGTCTGTGTCGCCACCTATATTTCTAAAACGTGGAATATATACCCCGTTTGGTTTGCGGCCTTTATAATATTTATCTTCAAAACCATCAAACTTTCCATTTGCACCTACGCCTAATTGGTGGTCCATAATGTTTCTGCCTAATTGGTCAGAGTCATTACCTAATCCGTTCGGGAAACGATCAGATTTAGATTGCATTAAAATTTGAGTAGAAGCCATGGATGAAGCACATAAGAAAATTACTTTTGCTTTAAATACAAATTCTTCTTTTGTTAGACGATCTATTACTTTAACTCCAATAGCTTTTTTAGTAGCATCGTCATAGATAACTTCAGATACAATAGAATCTGGTCGTAGTGTTAAGTTTCCTGTACTTTCTGCTGCAGGTAAGGTAGAAGAATTAGAGCTAAAGTAAGCTCCAAAAGGACACCCTCTTATACAACGGTTTCTAAATTGACATTTAGTTCTTCCGTCAAATTTTTTGTCTCCTGTGATGTGTGCTACACGACCAGCAGTTATTACTCTACCATCGAAATTCTCAGAAACTTTATCTCTAAGGGTTTGTTCTACGCAGTTCAAATCCATCATGGGTCCAAATTGGCCATCAGGCAATTGTTCCAAGCCTAAATTTTCACCACTAACACCTATGAAAGATTCTATTTTGTCATACCAAGGGGCAATATCCTTGTAACGAACGGGCCAATCTACTGCGATGCCATCTTTTTTATTAGCTTCAAAATCAATATCACTCCAACGATAGCTATGACGACCCCACATAATAGATCTACCACCAACGTGATAACCACGCATCCAGTCAAATCTTTTTGTTTCGTTATAAGGGTGCTCTAAATCATTTACAAACCAGAAGTTTTGTGGTGCTTTGACGGTGTAGCCTGTTCTTGCTTGCTTAAGTTGTTTGTCTTTATCTTCTTTTGTTAATTCACCATTATTTGGAAAATCCCAATCGTCCATATTAGCTGTGGGGTAATCCTTAATATGTGTTACCATTCTTCCACGTTCTAAAATTAAAGTTTTAAGACCGTTTTCGCATAGTTCTTTAGCAGCCCATCCACCACTTATTCCTGTACCTACAACAATCGCATCATACGACTCTTGTTCTTCGTTGTAAAAAAATTTGCTCATGCAGTAAAATTGTTTATTTCGTAAATTTATTAAATATAAAATTAATTTTTTACATTTAAACGCTTAGAATAAAACGATATCTTACTATAACGTTGTAGTATGGTGATAATTTAACAATTGACTATTTAAGAGATTATGAAAGATTCTATTTTCAACAAACGGGGATTACTATTTGCTTTTTTTGCGATTTTTTTATTCTTTTTTTCATGTAAGGATGAAAAGAAAAAAGAAGATAACATATTAAAGGTTGAGGATACAATTGTTGTAGCTCCTTTTTTTAAATTATCATTGGCACAATGGTCAATGCACAAGATGGTTTTTGATGATAAAGTTAGCCCGTACACCTTTGCCGAAAAAGCTAAAAGCTGGGGATTTTCTGGATTGGAATATGTAAGTGGAATGTATTATGAGGAATTAGAGAAAGAAAATTTTTCTAAAGAGGCGATGGCTGCATTTGTAGAGAAATGTAATGCAGAGAGTAAGAAACATGAAATGACTAATCTATTAATCATGATTGACGGGCAGGGTAATCTTGCTGCAGAGACTTCAGAAGAACGTAAAAAGGCTGTTGAAAATCATTATAAATGGGTAGATGCCGCAGCGGCAATGGGCTGCCATTCCATCCGTGTAAATCTATCAGGAGGTACAAGTACAGAAGAATGGATTACTAGTTCTGTAGACGGTTTAACACAATTGGCAACATATGCTAAAGATAAAAATGTTAATGTAATTGTTGAGAATCATGGTGGTTTCTCTTCAAATGCGGCAGATTTGGCACTGGTAATGAGTAAAGTAAATATGCCAAACTGTGGTACGCTTCCAGATTTTGGAAATTTTTGTATGAAGCGAAAAGATGGTTCTATATATAATGGAGAATGTGCAGAGGAATATGACATGTATAAAGGTGTAAGTGAATTAATGCCCTATGCAAAAGGAGTAAGTGCAAAATCATATAATTTTGATGCTGATGGGAATGAAACTAAAATTGATTTTTCAAAAATGATGAACATCGTAAAAGATGCGGGTTATGAAGGTTTTGTAGGGGTAGAGTATGAAGGAGATGTCTTGACGGAGGAAGAAGGGATTATTGCGACTAGAGATTTATTGCTTAAGGTGGCTAAGGAGTTATAAAAGCTAATTGTCTATGTATTTAGATAGATGAATTAGATGGGTTGGAAGAGATTCATTATCAAAAATCAAAGAACTACCTTCGATAGTATTACTTAGGCAGAGAATTTTGATACAAAAATTATAAGGATAACCTTAAAAAGGAGAACAACGGAACAAACAACCAATTTAGATATTATCAACATGGAACAAATGAATAAGCGTAAAGTTTTCTTAGCTGCCTGTATGGCATTAATTGTAACCTCTATGACTTTTGCCATTAGAGCAGGTATTTTAACGCAGTTAGGAGAAGATTTTGGAATTACCAATCAAGAGTTGGGTTGGATCAATAGTATGGCATTCCTTGGGTTTCCATTGGCAATGCTGCTTGGGGGACTTTTGTTTAATTCCTTAGGGGCTAAAAAGCTACTAATTGTTGCTTTTGTTTGCCACATACTAGGATTGGTACTTACCATATTTGCTGGTGGTTTTTGGACTTTGATTATATCAACCTTCTTTATTGGTTTTGCAAATGGTTCTGTAGAAGCGGCATGTAATCCAATGATTGCAGATATGTACACCAATAATAGAACTGCTATGTTGAATAAATTTCATGTTTGGTTTCCTGGAGGTCTTGTAATTGGGGCTTTAGTGTCTAAATTTATGACAGACGGGGGTTTAAATTGGCAGTTACAAATTGCTACGATGTTAATTCCAACAGCTATTTATGGCTTTTTGATATTTACTCAGAAATTTCCTCAAAGTGAAAATATTGAATCCAATACATCAGCTAACATTAAAGCACTAGCAAATCCATTATTCTTATTCATGATGGTATGTATGACACTAACAGCAACTTCAGAATTTATACCGCAACAATGGATAGAATCTATCTTAGGTAGTTCAGGAGCAAGCCCTATGCTTGTTCTAGCTTTAGTTACAGGTATAATGGCTTTAGGTCGCTTTTTTGCAGGGCCAATAATCCATAAGTTAAACCCAATAGGGGTGTTGCTTATGTCTGCAATAATTACCGCTACAGCAATTTATTTTATGAGTGTTGCAGATGGTGCTATGATTTATGTAGCCGCAGCATTATTTGCATTAGGAGTGTGTTATTTCTGGCCTACTATGATTGGGTTTGTATCTGAATATACTTCTAAAACTGGGGCGCTTGGAATGTCATTATTGGGTGGCGCAGGAATGTTTGCAACCTCTATATGGAATCCAATTATTGGCTCAAGATTAGATACTGAAAAAGAAAGTGCAATTGCTGTAGGATTAATAGGAGAAGTTGCTGAAGTTGCAGCAGGGAAAGCAGTATTAGGTTTTATGGTCTACTTTCCACTTGCGTTAGTGGTATTATTTGGGATTCTATTTGTTATCCGTAAAAAAATAGAAGCACAAAGAATTGCGCAATCGGCACATTAATTATAATTATATAAAATATAGAATGAAATTAAAAGTGAAGATTCAGTTGTCCTTTATGATGTTTTTAGAGTTTTTCATTTGGGGAGGGTGGTTTGTTACCTTAGGTACTTTTTTAGGCAATAACCTTAATGCAAGTGGCGCTGAAATAGGGATGGCTTTTTCTACGCAGTCATGGGGCGCTATTATCGCACCGTTTATTATAGGGCTTATTGCCGATAGGTATTTTAATGCAGAGCGAATATTAGGAGTATTACATTTAGCGGGTGCTTTTTTAATGTACCAAATGTATGGTGCCACAGATTTCTCTAGCTTCTATCCCTATATATTAGGGTATATGATTTTATATATGCCAACATTGGCATTGGTTAATTCTATATCTTTTAAACAAATGAAAGATCCTGCAAAAGAATTTTCTTTGGTTCGCGTTTTTGGGACTATAGGTTGGATACTTGCAGGCTTAATTATTAGTTTTGTATTTTTCTGGGATTCACCAGAATCGCGTGAGGTTGGAATGCTTAAAAACACCTTTTTGATGGTAGCTATTGCCTCTGTAGTATTAGGTTTGTTTAGCTTTACGCTTCCTAAAACTCCTCCAGGAGTAGCAAAAGGAGAGAAAGTTAAAATAGCAGACATATTAGGGCTTGATGCATTAAGATTGTTAAAAGACAAGAATTTTTTAATTTTCTTTATCTCTTCAATATTTATTTGTATTCCTTTAGCATTTTATTACCAAAATGCGAATCCATTTTTGTCTGAAATAGGAGTTAATAATCCAACAGGGAAGATGACAATAGGACAGGCTTCTGAGGTGTTCTTCATGCTATTATTGCCTTATTTCTTTAAAAAATTTGGATTTAAGAAGACAATTTTAGCAGGAATGGTAGCTTGGACATTGCGCTATATGCTTTTCGCTTATGGTAATGCAGGAGAATTTGCATTTATGCTAATCTTAGGTATTGGCCTTCATGGTATTTGCTATGATTTCTTTTTTGTTTCTGGTCAAATATATACCGATTCTAAGGCGGGAGAAAAATATAAAAGTGCTGCTCAAGGTCTAATAACCCTAGCAACTTATGGCATTGGTATGTTAATTGGTTTTTGGGTTGCTGGTAAAATTACGGATACTTATTTAGTTGCAGAAAATTTACATGATTGGAAAACTATTTGGACCTATCCAGCAATTTTTGCTTTGGGTGTCTTAGTTCTTTTTATGGTGTTTTTTAAAAATGAAAAAATTGAATATAAAGATTAAAATATAAAAATGGCAAAGAAAATTAGATTAGGAATTTTAGGAGGAGGAGGGGACTCTCTTATTGGAATATTACACAGAGTTGCTTCGCAGATAAATGATAATTACGAAATAGTTGGTGCAGTTTTCAATCCCAAATTCGAGGATAGTATTTCATTCGCTGAAGAAATAGATATTCCAACAAATCGAATTTATAAGGATTTTGATACTTTGGTAGAAGAAGAGATGAAACTTCCAGAAGCTATCCGTATTCAAGTGTGTTCTGTGCTAACACCAAATTTTTTGCATTTTCCAATGGCAAAGAAATTATTAGAAAACGGATTTAGCGTTATTTGCGAAAAGCCTATGACGACCACCTATGAGGAAGCTAAAATTTTGCAAGCTACCTTAGAAAAAGCAGGAACAATTTTCGCAGTAACACATACGTATACCGGATATCCTATGGTACGTCAAATGCGTGAAATGATTAAGCAAGGTGCTCTGGGTAAGATTCAGAAGGTAGATGTTCGTTATTACCAAGGGTGGTTGAATCCAGTAATTCATGATAAAGAAAAGAGGTCTTCTACATGGCGATTAGATCCTGAGAAAGCAGGAATTAGCTGCTGCATGGGAGATATAGGAGTGCATGCATTTAATATGATTGAATTTACTACTGGGCTTCAGGTAAAGTCTATTCTAGCAGATTTAAATTACTTGTATGACGACAATCAAATGGATATTGATGGTACGGTATTGGTTCGTTTTGATGGAAATGCAAAAGGAGTGCTACGTTCAAGTCAAATTGCAACCGGTGAAGAAAACGGATTGGCAATTGCCATTTATGGTGATAAAGGCGGATTTAGATGGGAACAAGAAAATCCCAACTACTTATATGTGATGAGTGATGATAAGCCGCTACAAGTATACAAACCGGGTCATGCTTATAATTCTAAACTTTCTTTAGATGGAACAAAATTACCTCCAGGACATCCAGAAGGCATTTTTGATTCTATGGCTAATATTTATTTAGGCGTTGCAAAAGCAATTAGAGGGCAAGAATATAACGATGGTGAGTTTCCAACCATGTTGGACGGAGTAAGAGGATTAAACTTTATAGAAAGCACTGTGGCTTCCCATAAAAATGGGAATACATGGGTAGTTTTAGATTAAGATATAATCATAAAAAAAAAGCCGCATCATGCGGCTTTTTTTTTATCCAAATACTTTTTCAAATTCTTGGCAAACAATAATCATACTTTCTCGCGCCTCTCTTTTAAAAGGAGCTAGTTCTCGTGTATAATACTCCCAATGGGTTTTTTTCCAGTGGCTTAGACTTTTATCACCTTCACCTTCTTGCCTAGCGTATTCTTCATTAATACTAAAGAATGGTTTTAGTTTTACTCTTGTAGTCTTTACAATGCATTTTGCAGTTCCTTCCCAATCGGTAATCACAAGAAAGTCGCCAATTTTAGGTAAAGGCTCCTTGCGTAATTGTAGCCCTAAGAGTGAAGGGGAGGTCGCTTTTTTTATCTCTTTTAAAACTAATTCAGCACCTTCATTGGCATCTTTTTCATTGTCACAAAAATGAATACTTTTCGGCGCTGTAACGAAAGCGTCTTCTAAATGTTTGTCTAAATAATCGCCCCACATATTTCGGGCTGAAGCATTGTCCATAATTTCTTGTCTATTACTTATGCAAATTTACCTAATTTGAACTGTTCTGCCGCATGGTTTGCCGCTCTTGCTGTAAAAGCCATATAGGTTAAGGATGGGTTTACGCAACTAGAGGAAGACATAAAAGCACCATCCGTAACATAAACATTAGGCACATTATGAACTTGATTGTGTTTGTTTACGATAGATGTTTTTGCATCGTGACCCATTCTAGCACCACCCATTTCATGTATTCCAAGTC encodes:
- a CDS encoding gluconate 2-dehydrogenase subunit 3 family protein encodes the protein MDRRIALKNLGLSLGYVIATPTLISLVQSCKDQNVIEWTPDFLSKEEGSALQKLVDIILPKTDTPSASEVNVHVFIDKFANEIMEVEEQNFLKMSMTKFLNKAVADSGKETVADLSAEDLEPVLASAFKVTKDDEAKNFKMINSYNEAIKNGETEELDDTVSRFAFANNLRGLVIWGYKTSEYVGEEVLAYLPVPGEYIGCGDLQELTGGKAWSIS
- a CDS encoding GMC oxidoreductase, which gives rise to MSKFFYNEEQESYDAIVVGTGISGGWAAKELCENGLKTLILERGRMVTHIKDYPTANMDDWDFPNNGELTKEDKDKQLKQARTGYTVKAPQNFWFVNDLEHPYNETKRFDWMRGYHVGGRSIMWGRHSYRWSDIDFEANKKDGIAVDWPVRYKDIAPWYDKIESFIGVSGENLGLEQLPDGQFGPMMDLNCVEQTLRDKVSENFDGRVITAGRVAHITGDKKFDGRTKCQFRNRCIRGCPFGAYFSSNSSTLPAAESTGNLTLRPDSIVSEVIYDDATKKAIGVKVIDRLTKEEFVFKAKVIFLCASSMASTQILMQSKSDRFPNGLGNDSDQLGRNIMDHQLGVGANGKFDGFEDKYYKGRKPNGVYIPRFRNIGGDTDRKDYIRGFGYQGGASRGNWEESIAELSFGKELKNSILKPGGWTIGIMGFGEVLPYEENRMTLDYDKLDGWGLPTITFDAEFKENEWKMREDIKQQAVEMLEKSGFRDVKSFDNPGALGLGIHEMGTARMGRDPKTSVLNGNNQVHAVPNVYVTDGAFMTSASCVNPSLTYMAFTARAANHAAEQIKKGNL
- a CDS encoding sugar phosphate isomerase/epimerase translates to MKDSIFNKRGLLFAFFAIFLFFFSCKDEKKKEDNILKVEDTIVVAPFFKLSLAQWSMHKMVFDDKVSPYTFAEKAKSWGFSGLEYVSGMYYEELEKENFSKEAMAAFVEKCNAESKKHEMTNLLIMIDGQGNLAAETSEERKKAVENHYKWVDAAAAMGCHSIRVNLSGGTSTEEWITSSVDGLTQLATYAKDKNVNVIVENHGGFSSNAADLALVMSKVNMPNCGTLPDFGNFCMKRKDGSIYNGECAEEYDMYKGVSELMPYAKGVSAKSYNFDADGNETKIDFSKMMNIVKDAGYEGFVGVEYEGDVLTEEEGIIATRDLLLKVAKEL
- a CDS encoding sugar MFS transporter produces the protein MEQMNKRKVFLAACMALIVTSMTFAIRAGILTQLGEDFGITNQELGWINSMAFLGFPLAMLLGGLLFNSLGAKKLLIVAFVCHILGLVLTIFAGGFWTLIISTFFIGFANGSVEAACNPMIADMYTNNRTAMLNKFHVWFPGGLVIGALVSKFMTDGGLNWQLQIATMLIPTAIYGFLIFTQKFPQSENIESNTSANIKALANPLFLFMMVCMTLTATSEFIPQQWIESILGSSGASPMLVLALVTGIMALGRFFAGPIIHKLNPIGVLLMSAIITATAIYFMSVADGAMIYVAAALFALGVCYFWPTMIGFVSEYTSKTGALGMSLLGGAGMFATSIWNPIIGSRLDTEKESAIAVGLIGEVAEVAAGKAVLGFMVYFPLALVVLFGILFVIRKKIEAQRIAQSAH
- a CDS encoding nucleoside permease codes for the protein MKLKVKIQLSFMMFLEFFIWGGWFVTLGTFLGNNLNASGAEIGMAFSTQSWGAIIAPFIIGLIADRYFNAERILGVLHLAGAFLMYQMYGATDFSSFYPYILGYMILYMPTLALVNSISFKQMKDPAKEFSLVRVFGTIGWILAGLIISFVFFWDSPESREVGMLKNTFLMVAIASVVLGLFSFTLPKTPPGVAKGEKVKIADILGLDALRLLKDKNFLIFFISSIFICIPLAFYYQNANPFLSEIGVNNPTGKMTIGQASEVFFMLLLPYFFKKFGFKKTILAGMVAWTLRYMLFAYGNAGEFAFMLILGIGLHGICYDFFFVSGQIYTDSKAGEKYKSAAQGLITLATYGIGMLIGFWVAGKITDTYLVAENLHDWKTIWTYPAIFALGVLVLFMVFFKNEKIEYKD
- a CDS encoding Gfo/Idh/MocA family protein, which encodes MAKKIRLGILGGGGDSLIGILHRVASQINDNYEIVGAVFNPKFEDSISFAEEIDIPTNRIYKDFDTLVEEEMKLPEAIRIQVCSVLTPNFLHFPMAKKLLENGFSVICEKPMTTTYEEAKILQATLEKAGTIFAVTHTYTGYPMVRQMREMIKQGALGKIQKVDVRYYQGWLNPVIHDKEKRSSTWRLDPEKAGISCCMGDIGVHAFNMIEFTTGLQVKSILADLNYLYDDNQMDIDGTVLVRFDGNAKGVLRSSQIATGEENGLAIAIYGDKGGFRWEQENPNYLYVMSDDKPLQVYKPGHAYNSKLSLDGTKLPPGHPEGIFDSMANIYLGVAKAIRGQEYNDGEFPTMLDGVRGLNFIESTVASHKNGNTWVVLD
- a CDS encoding ASCH domain-containing protein; translated protein: MDNASARNMWGDYLDKHLEDAFVTAPKSIHFCDNEKDANEGAELVLKEIKKATSPSLLGLQLRKEPLPKIGDFLVITDWEGTAKCIVKTTRVKLKPFFSINEEYARQEGEGDKSLSHWKKTHWEYYTRELAPFKREARESMIIVCQEFEKVFG